GGCAGCGTCATCGCCTACGAGAAGTGGCTCGCCGACCGCGACCCCCAGCGGCTCGTGGACATCGAGCTCTACGACAAGGACGACGTCGACTCCACCCGCGAGCTGCACGACTGGCTGGAGACGCAGCGCGAGGAGCTGGAGCGGGAGTTCGGCGGCCAGGACCGCCCGCTGGTGTCGGAGACGACCGGCCCGGCCGAGCGGTCGGAGGCCGAGCTCGCCGAGCTGGCGCTGGTCGGCCGGCTGCAGGAGGCCGGTCACGACCTGCTCGCCGACCTCGTCCAGTGGCACCGCCGCGAGGCCCGTCCCGGCTGGTGGGAGTTCTTCAGCCGCAAGGACCTCGACGACGCTGCCCTGGTCGAGGACGGCACGGTGCTCGGCGGGCTGTCGGCGCCCGTCGAGGTCGGCACCGAGAAGCGGTCGAAGCTCTACGCGCTCGCGTTCCCGACCCAGGACACCAAGCTGTCGGTCGGGTCGACGGTGGTCGACGTCGACACCCGCGTCCGCGTCGGGGAGATCCGCGAGCTGGACGCCGTCGCCGGCCGCGTCGTCGTGAAGTCGACGAAGGAGCCCTCACCGCGGGCGCTCGGCCCGGAGGGGCCGATCGACGACAAGGGCATGCGCGGCGCGATCGCGGCCACCGCCGGCGACGTGCTGGGCGGCAGGCCCTGTCTCGGGCAGGCGCTGCTGGAGCGGCGGGTACCGGCCGACTGCCGCCGCCGTCCCGACGAGCAGGCCGGCGACGCCGTCGTCCGCATCGGGCTCGCGCTGGACGGCGAGGTGCTCGCTGTCCAGGGCCCGCCGGGCAGCGGCAAGACGCGGGCGGCATCGCGGCTGATCCGCGCGCTGCTCGACGCCGGCAAGAAGGTCGGCGTCACGGCGACGTCGCACGCCGTCATCGGCAACGTGCTGTCGGCGGTCGGCCGGCCCGCGTTGCAGAAGTGCGACGAGAAGCAGGCCTGTGGCGCGCCCGGCGTCGAGTGGTCGAGGGACGGCAAGGAGGTCGCCTCGCGGCTGCTCGACGGCGACGTGTCGCTCGTCGGTGGGACGGCGTGGTTCTGGACGCAGCCCGACCTCGCCGAGGCCGTCGACGTGCTCGTCGTCGACGAGGCCGGCCAGTTCTCGCTCGCCAACGCCGTCGCGGTGGCGCGGTCGGCCCGCTCGCTGGTGCTGCTCGGCGACCCGCAGCAGCTCGCCCAGCCCTCGCAGGGCGTGCACCCCGGTGACTCGGGGCTCTCGGCGCTCGAGCACCTGCTCGAGGGCCACCCGACCGTGCCGGCAGGCCGCGGCATCTTCCTCGACACGACCTACCGGATGCACCCGGCGCTGACCGCGTTCGTGTCCGACCTCGCGTACGAGGGCCGGCTGGAGTCGGCGCCGCTGCGGGAGCGGATCACCGTGCGCCCGGGGGGGCTGGTGTCGGGCAGCGGCCTGGCGGTGCGCTCCGTGGGCCACACGACGTCGGCGTCGGCGTCGTCCCGGGAGGAGGCGGCCGAGGTCGCCGCCGTCTGGCATTCGCTGCAGGGCGTCGGGTGGGTGGACGCCGAGGGCGCCGAGCGGCCGATCGGGCCGGACGACGTCCTCGTGGTGGCGCCGTACAACAACCAGGTCGGGCTGATCCGGTCGCTGCTGCCGGACGGCGCGCGGGTGGGCACGGTCGACCGGTTCCAGGGTCAGGAGGCGCCGGTGGTCGTGTACTCGACGACCTCGACGTCGGCCGACGACGCGCCGCGCGGGGTGCCGTTCCTGTACGACCTCAACCGGCTCAACGTGGCGGTGTCGCGGGCCAAGGCGCTGGCCGTGGTGGTGATGAGCCCGCTGCTGCTCGACGCGGCCGTGCGGACGCCGGAGCAGCTGCGCCAGGTCAACGCGCTGTGCCGGCTCGCGGAGATGGCGCAGCAGTCGGCGTGACGGACGACGGGCTGACCGAGGGCGACGCCGTCCTGGCGGCGCTGCTCGGTGTGCCCGTCGGCGCGCTGGCGCGGGCGCTGGGCGCTGGCTGGACCGAGGTGCCGGGGCCCGCGCACGAGCAGTGGTTCGTGAGTGGGGAGCCGGCGCAGGTGGCGGTCGGCTGGGACGGCTTCGGCTTCACCCTGGCGCGGCCGGAGCCGCGGTGGGACGGGGTGTGGCCCCTGGTGTGGGAGTTCGCGGCCGACCGCCGGTTCCAGGCCGAGGAGGTCCTGTACGAGCCAGAGGTGCTGGCAGAGGCCGCCGAGGAGGTCGCCCGCCGCCGTCGGCGGACCTTCCGCTGGTGCCCGGTGTGCCGCGAGGTCAACGCCCGCGAGCACGTGCACGACAGCACCGGCCTGTGCAGCCGCTGCGCCGGACACTTCCTCGGCATCGTGCACTGAACGGCACCGGTCGGGCCCTTGGGCGATGACGAGCTCGTGTGCCTCGTCGTCCGACAGGGGCAGTGAGATCCGGTCCAGGCCGTGGAACGCGACGGTGGCGGCGAGCGGCAGCCGTTCGTCCAGGTCGAGGTGGGTCACTGGCCGAGTCGCTCCAGAGCCTCGGCGTAGCGCGGCAGTTCCCGGTTGAGCACGCGGTCGAGGTCCCTGTCCGGCTGGCGGTCGGTGTCGACAGCTGGGAGCTCCTCGGTCGGTGGGGTTGAAACGGGCGGCGGTGAGCCGTCCGGGCGAGCGAGGAGCTGCCGGATCCGCGCCTCCGCGTCGTTGCGCTGGATGCGGCAGACGGTGAGGAAGGCGCCGAGGGAGTAGAGGATGTCCTGGTCGATCGCGTCCCGTGGTACCTCACGGAGCCACGTGACCGGTCGCTGGTGCCGCATCGACTCGGGGGCGTCCGGCACGTAGCCGTAGGGCCCTGTGACACGGCCGAAGGCGACGACGGGCTCGGTCTTCAACGGCAGCGCGACCAGATCGCCGTCGGCCATGCGCCTCTGGAAGGCGTCGACCTGGCCGACCCAGTTGGAGATCGTCGAGGGCTTGGCGTCCGGGTGGGTCTCGATGAGCCGCTCCCGCAGCTCGTCGGTCGTCGTCACGTCGGAGAGGTCCCCGGCCCGCGGCCAGCCGATCCCCACCACGTGACGGCTCAGGGCGAGCTCGTCACCCTCGCCGTGCCGGCCACTGCGGACCATCCAGAGCGCCATGCATCCCCCATCTCGAGCTGCCTGCGGATGCTCGCACCCGGAGGATCGGACGCGCGCAGGGGCGTCAGGCGGCGCGGGGGAGCAGGGGTTCGGGGACGGTGATCGGGGTGCCGTCGGGTCGCCAGGTGCGCCATCGCCCGTCGGGTTGTCGTTCGACGCGGAAGCCGTGGTGGACCTTGGTGTGGTGGCGCTCGCACAGCAGTGCCGAGTTCTCCAGGTTCGTCTCGCCGCCGTCGATCCAGTGGACGAGGTGGTGCACCTCGGCCCACCAGGTGGGTGCATCGCAGCCGGTGAACACGCAGCCGCCGTCGCGCAGTTCGACCGCGCGGCGCAGGTACCGGTCGGCCAGGCGCTGCTCGCGGCCCAGGTCCAGCGGTGCGCCGTCGGGGCCCATGACGACGCGGGAGACGGTGGCGTCGCAGGCCAGCCGTCGGGCGCGGGCGGCGGAGATGGTCGCGCCGAAGCCCATCCGCCCGGCCCCGGGTCCGGTGGCCGGATCGGCCAGGTCCTCGACGTCGATGACCACGGCGACGTGCGGCTTGACCGTGCGCAGGGTGGGCAGGTCCCCGGCGGCCAGCGCGTTGTCGGCCAGCTGCACCAGGGCGTCGCCGAGGCGCTGGGCGCGGGTGCGGTCGTCGCCGGCGGGCCGGTCGGCCTGCACGAAGGACTCGACCGCCGCCTGGAACTTCTCCCCACCGGCGGCGTCGAGCTGGCCACGGAAGGACAGCGATCCGTCGGCGTGCTTGGCCAGCGTGAGCGACCGGCCCTCGGTGGGATCGGGTTCGGGTCCGTCGGGGTCGAGGTCGGCCAGGTAGTGCCGCACCACGCGCACGAAGTCGGCGTGCGGGTGATCGAGGGCCACCTGGGTGAGGACGGCGTCGATGACGGCCAGGTCCACCCCGGCGGCCGCGGCGGCGGCCAGCCGCTCGGGCGTGAGGATCTGCCCGGCCACGGCCACCTGCTCGGCGCTGACCAGCCCGGTGTCGTGCGCCTCGGCCAGCGCGGGCAGGTGCTCGAGAACCCGCCCGGCGGTCACCAGCCGGCCGGCCGCGGCCGCCGAGAGCCGGCAGTGCCCGCGCAACCAGGACGCCGTGCTCGTCAGCCCGTCCCGCTCCGGTGCCTGGGACAGTTCCGCGGCCCGTACCCGCCGCGCCAGCAGGGCATCGACCCGGTTGCGCTCGGCGACCAGCGCGGCGACGTCGTCGAGAACGTCACCGCCCACCGGATCACCCGAACACATGTACGAATTCTAACCGATCGGACCGGGGTGCTCAACCTGAAAATGCAGGTCAGCGGCCTATGAGGTGCGATGTGTCAGCGCGCATCGAGAGAGGTCACGGCGGCGGCTGGCCGCCGACCACGCCGGCGACCACCGCGGCCGCGGCATAACCGGACCGGACGGCGTCCAGCACGGACTGCCCGGCGCGCCAGCCGCTCAGCACCCCGGCCGCGAACGCGTCCCCGCACCCGGTCGTGTCACGCAGCCGCCCCGCCGGCAGCGGCTCGACCGGCACCTCCCACGCGCCCGCCGCCGAGACCACCCGGGTCGGGCGGGCACCGGCGTGCACCAGCACCAGCCCGGGTGCCCAGGCCGGCAACGAACCGTCCAGGCCCAGGGCCGTGGCCTCGGCGGCGTTACAGGAGAGCAGGTCCGGCCGCAGCCCGGCGAGCAGGTCGGTGTAGGCGCCGACCCCGTGCGCGGCGATGCGGGTCGCGGCGGCGACGTCCACGCTGATCGGCACCCCGCGCCCGTGTGCCGCCGACGCGGCGCCCCGCAGCGCGCCGGGGAAGCGCAGCAGGTCGTAGCCGTCCAGGTGGACGACGGCCGCATCGGCGACCCACGAGGCGCGGACGTCGGAAGGCTCCAGCCCGCCTTCCCCACGGTCGGTCAGCAGCGTGCGCTCGCCGTCGGGGTGCACCAGCACCGTCGACACCGGCGCCCGTCCGCGACGCACCACCGCCACCTCGACGCCGCGCCCGGCGAGACCGGCCAGCAGGTCGTCGGCGAGCGGGTCCGCGCCGGCCCAGCCCGCCAGCCGGGACGGGACACCCAGCCGTGCCAGGTTCGCCGTCACGGTGGCCGGGGCGCCGCCAGCCGTCGTCGTCCGGACCACCCGCTGTTGGCCGCCGACCACCAGGGGAGCCGACAGCTCGAGCAGTTGGTCGGCGACCAGCTTGCCCAGCGCGACGACCGGTCCCCGCCCGGCGGGGCGGGGCCACGCCGGGCCGGTGGAGGTCACGGCCGAGGAGTCTCCACCGGACCGTCCTGACGCGACGGCGCCCCGGCCCACCAGGGCCGGGGCGTCGTCCGAGGATCGCGTCAGACGATGCGACGGGCGCCCTGGTACTGCGGCATGGAGTCCAGGGCGACCACGGCCACCGGCTTGCCGGCGGTCGAGGCGTGGACCATCTGGCCGTTGCCGATGTACATGCCCACGTGCGAGACCGGGCTGTAGAAGAACACCAGGTCACCCGGCTGGAGGTCGGCCTTCGCCACCGGGGTGCCGAACGTCGACTGGGCCTTCGAGGTGCGCGGGATCGAGACGCCGGCCGCCTTGTAGGCGAAGCTGGTCAGCCCCGAGCAGTCGAACCGGTCGGGACCGGTCGCGCCGTAGAGGTACATGTCACCGCGCTGGGCGAGCGCGGTGTCGACGGCCGTCTGGGCCGCGCCGTTGGGAGCGGCGACCGGCGCGGCCGTCACGGCCCCACCACCGCCGCCACCCACGGCAGCCGAGGCCGGGAGGGGTGAGAGGACGATGCCGGCTCCGGCGATGGCCGCGACGGCGATGCCGCGGAACGAGCGACGAGCGGTGGACGTGCGGGTAGTCGTCATCGACGACGGTTCTCCTGTTCTCCACGATCGCCTACCGGGTTAGCTGACGGGTTCGGACGGAGGAGTCGCCCGGCGCGACGAGTCGCGCTCCACCCCAGTGCTGCGGTGGGTCCCCGGCCCGGGAGACCGGCTGGGTGCCGGCATCCGGTTCGGCGCATCCGGCGGGTGTCACACGGGGAGTGACGAAGGGCCCTGGCCGGACCGCGACGACGGTAGGTAGGGGTCCCTGAGCGCTCAACCGCTCCGGTCGGCCGCCACGCCCGATCCGGGTCCGCGCACTTGACTCCCGCCCCGGATCCGACACGCCGCGCTGACCAGCGCGGACACCCGAACTCCTCGACACGCGGGAGCCGGCCGCCCGGCGCGGACACGCCGCGCCGGGCCAGAAAGGACGCGGCGGTGCGTCCGAACGCGCAGTCAGCGGCCCACCACCGACACGGCACGGAGGACGTCGGGATCGCCACGGTTGCGGCGCGCGTTCACGGGGCACGAGGACAGGAATCGACACGAGGAGGCAACCCCATGGGGATGTTGAGGAAGCTCGTCGCTTCGGGCGTCGCCGCCAAGGTGGTGCAGGAGCTGCAGAAGCCGCAGAACCAGGCCAAGATCAAGAAGTTCATCCGCGACTACCAGGCCAAGAACAAGAGGGGCGGCGGCACGGCCGGTCGCTACTGACCGCACCGCGCACCTGTCTCGCGACCCCCGCCCCGGACCGCCGGGACGGGGGTCGCGTCGCGCCGGGACCGGGGACGCAGCAGCGTGCACCCGGAGCCGCTCGCCGCGCCGCTCCCGGCGTCGACCAGGGCACGAGCGCGCCGCCGTGCTCGCCGCCGCGTTTGCGCTGCTCCAGGGCACCCGCCAGCCTGACGCCGGGCCCGCCGCAGAGTCGCGGCGGACCGACCGAGGAGGCGCCATGAGCAGGGACATCGACGGCAGCCGGATCGACGCCGTACTGGCCGACGCGGTGGAGCGGGGAGCGGTGCCGCACGTCGCCGCCATCGCCGCCGACCGCGACGGCGTCCTCTACGAGGGCGGCGCGGGGGTGCGCGTCGCGGGGGAGTCCGACGACCCGGTCACCACGAGCACCCAGTTCCGGATCATGTCGATGACCAAGATGGTCTGCACGGCGGCCGCGCTGCAGCAGGTGGAGCGCGGCGAGCTGGACCTCGACGCCCCGGTCGAGCAGTACCGCCCCGAGTTCGCCGACGTCCGGGTCCTCGAGGGCTTCGACGGCGACACGCCCCGGCTGGTCGAGCCGGCCCGCAAGGCGACCGTCCACCAGCTGGTCACCCACACCACGGGACTGGGCTACTGGTTCTGGAACGCCGAGCTGCTGCGGTACGAGACGGCGACCGGGGTCCCCAACGTCGTCCCCGGGTCGGCGCGCGCGTTCGAGGCGCCGATGGTCGCCCACCCCGGCACCCGGTACGTCTACGGCATCAACACCGACTGGCTCGGCAGGGTGGTCGAGGCGGTGGCCGGCACGACCCTCGACGAGGTGATCGCCACCGGCATCACCGGCCCGCTCGGGATGACCGACACGATGTTCCGGCTCGACGAGGAGCGGAAGGCCCACTGCGTCGCCATCCACACCCGCGGCCAGGACGGCGGGTGGACCGCGGTCGACGAGATCCTCAACCAGGAGCCCGACTGGTGGGCCGGCGGGCACGGCCTCTACTCGACACCGCGCGACTACACCCGCTTCGCGCGCGCCCTGCTCCGCGGAGGCGAGCTCGACGGCGAGCGCATCCTCTCGGCGGAGACGGTCGACCGGGCGTTCACCAACCAGATCGGCGACCTCGACTTCCCCGCCGAGATCCTCACCGCGGACCCGCCGATCACCGACAGCCTCCGGGCCGGCCCCGGCCACACGTGGGGCTACGGGCTGCTCCTCAACACCGAGGACCAGCCGGGCCGCCGCCGGGCCGGCACCGGTTCCTGGGCGGGGCTGTTCAACACGCACTTCTTCGTCGACCGCACCACCGGCGTCTGCGCCTCGATCTACACCAACTCCCTGCCCTTCATCGAGCAGGACGGCGCGTGGCGGGTCTACGGCGAGTTCGAGGAGGCTCTGTACGCCGCGCTCTGACCCACTCTGCGGCCGCTCGTGCTCTGCCCCGCCGGTCGGCGCAGAGCACGAGCACCCGCGTCAACGTTGTGGCGCGCAGGCCGATGTGGACGCCACCTGCTCGATGATTCATGTGCTCATCCATCTGGCTCGACGATCAGGAGTTGACTCACCGAGGGAGCGACGTTGAGCACCATGGCATCTTCTGTCCGGAGTCCTGCCTTTGCTGCCTTCAGTCTCACCTCTGCGGAAGCGTCCGAGTTGCGCTCGTTCTCGGTGAGTGGGAGGTATCGACCATCGACACCGCGTCGGGGGATCGGACGTTGTGCCCACCATTCCAACGCGATGTCTGCTTCGTCTGCTTTGAGACGCAGCCATGGGCGGATGTCCCTCAGTGCCCGCACGCCAGACAGAGAGCTTGCTTGCCAGTTCCAGGCCGTGCGCCTGTAGCTCCTGTTCATCTCAGACAGGGAGCCGCCCCAGCGCGCCTGGCACTCTCTGAGTAGCAGAGTGCTCTTCGCCGTGATGTTCTGCGTCAACTGCACCCGTAGCGTCCGACCGCCTTTCCCGTTCCTGTAGACCCCAACCGATCCCTCGCCGTCGAAGAAGCCAGCGAAGTAGAGTAGGAATGGATCCACGTCAGTCGCCTTTCACGTTGACCATCTGCCTGAGGGTGTGTCGCACCTCGACTAGATCAGAAGCGTCTGACATCACTTGACCTATGGGTTTGTAGGCATCGGGGTGCTCGTCGAGGAAGGCGTCCGAGCGGCCCCAGGCGATGCCCCTCATGCGCCGGTCGAGGTCGGCGCGGCTGAACATCCGCCGGGCGGCGCCCCGCGAGTGGTTGCGGCCGGCGCCGTGCGGCGCCGACATCAGCGCCTCGGCGTTGCCCTTCCCGACGACGACGTAGGACGCCGCGCCCATCGACCCGGGGATCAGCCCCCACTGGCCGGTCCGCGCGGAGATCGCGCCCTTGCGGGACAGCCACACCTCGGTGCCGTGGTGGGTCTCCCGCTCGGTGTAGTTGTGGTGGCACTGCACCACCTGCACCCGCCGGACCTCCTCGGTCAGGAACCGGGACACCTGCTCGGCGAGGCGGTCCATCATCTCCTCGCGGTTGAGCGCGGCGAACCGCTGCGCCCAGTGCAGCGCCTCGACGTAGGCGTCGAACTCCGGCTCGCCCTCCTCCAGGTAGGCGAGGTCGCGGTCGGGGACGTCGACGCCCCTCGCCCGCGTGCGCTCCTGCGCCACCCGGATGTGCTTCGACGCCAGCTTGTTGCCCACACCGCGGGAGCCCGAGTGCAGGAACAGCCACACCCGGTCGGCCTCGTCGAGGGAGACCTCGATGAAGTGGTTGCCCGACCCGAGCGAGCCCAGCTGCAGCGGCCAGTCGGGGACGACGCCGTCGGCCTGGGCCGCCCCGGGCAGGCCCCGCAGCTCCTCGACGCGCGGCGTGGCCGTCTCCCGCACCTTCCTGTTGTTGCGGCCGGCCGACAGCGGGATCGCCCGCGAGATCTGCTCGTGCAGCGTCGCCAGGTTGCGGCCGCGGACGTCGTCACCGGTGAACTGGGTGCGCACGGCCGTCATCCCGCAGCCGATGTCGACCCCCACCGCCGCCGGGATGATCGCGCCGTCGGTCGGGATGACCGAGCCGACGGTCGCGCCCAGGCCCAGGTGCGCGTCGGGCATGAGGGCCACGTGCGGGTGGATGAACGGCATCGAGGCGGTGCGCTCGGCCTGCACCCGCGTGGTCGGCTCGAGGATCGACGCCCAGCTGAGCAGCCGATCGCTGATCCTCTCCATGGTCCACCCCTCCGGTCGCGGATCGGGCCTGCCGCGGGCGCAGGGCCGGGGCGGTCGACGCCGCTGCGTCGCCCGGTGCACTCGCGACTACCCGGGGACGGCGGGCCCAGGCCGGGCTCCGGCGTGCCGTTTCCGTTCCGCGGGCACCGGGCAGGCGGGACGGCGGACCAGCGCGAACCCGACAGTGAGGAACCACGACCATGCAGGTCGGACTGAAGCTCGCCACCGAGGCCTTCCCCCCGAACGAGGTCGTACGGCAGACCGTCCGCGCCGAGGAGGCCGGCTTCGACTTCGTCGAGCTGAGCGACCACTACCACCCGTGGCTCGACGTCCAGGGGCACAGCGCCTTCACCTGGTCGGTGCTTGGCGCGATGGCCGCCCGGACCGAGCGGATCGGTCTGGCCACCGGCGTCACCTGCCCGATGATCCGGTACCACCCGGCGGTCATCGCCCAGGCCGCGGCGACCGTGCAGATCCTGTCGGACAACCGGTTCACCCTCGGCGTCGGCTCGGGCGAGCGGCTCAACGAGCACGTCGTCGGTCAGGGCTGGCCGGCCGTGCACGTCCGGCACCAGATGCTCACCGAGGCACTGGAGATCATCAAGCTGCTCTGGCAGGGCGGCTACCAGACCTACGAGGGCAAGCACCTGCAGCTCGAGGACGCCCGCGTCTTCGACCTGCCCGACCAGCTGCCGGTCATCGCCGTCGCCAGCGGCGGGCACAACGCCTCCACGCTGGCCGCCGAGCACGGCGACGGGCTGTTCGCCACCGAACCCCGTGCCGACCTCGTCGAGGCCTACCGCGACGCCGGCGGGAAGGGTCCGCGCTACGCCGAGGTGCCGATGGCGTGGGCGGCCGACGAGGACACCGCCGCGCGGACCGCCCTGGAGACCAGCCGCTGGGCGGTCACCGGCTGGAAGGTCATGAGCGAGCTGCCCAACCCGGTCAACTTCGACGCCGCCAGCGCGACGGTGACCCTCGAGGACGTCAAGCAGCAGTTCTCCTGCGGCCCAGACGCCG
This region of Geodermatophilus bullaregiensis genomic DNA includes:
- a CDS encoding TIGR03557 family F420-dependent LLM class oxidoreductase — translated: MQVGLKLATEAFPPNEVVRQTVRAEEAGFDFVELSDHYHPWLDVQGHSAFTWSVLGAMAARTERIGLATGVTCPMIRYHPAVIAQAAATVQILSDNRFTLGVGSGERLNEHVVGQGWPAVHVRHQMLTEALEIIKLLWQGGYQTYEGKHLQLEDARVFDLPDQLPVIAVASGGHNASTLAAEHGDGLFATEPRADLVEAYRDAGGKGPRYAEVPMAWAADEDTAARTALETSRWAVTGWKVMSELPNPVNFDAASATVTLEDVKQQFSCGPDADKHLAQVQPYVDAGFDHIVLQNAGPDPDGFIDACASGLIERVRALTPSS
- a CDS encoding RtcB family protein; the encoded protein is MERISDRLLSWASILEPTTRVQAERTASMPFIHPHVALMPDAHLGLGATVGSVIPTDGAIIPAAVGVDIGCGMTAVRTQFTGDDVRGRNLATLHEQISRAIPLSAGRNNRKVRETATPRVEELRGLPGAAQADGVVPDWPLQLGSLGSGNHFIEVSLDEADRVWLFLHSGSRGVGNKLASKHIRVAQERTRARGVDVPDRDLAYLEEGEPEFDAYVEALHWAQRFAALNREEMMDRLAEQVSRFLTEEVRRVQVVQCHHNYTERETHHGTEVWLSRKGAISARTGQWGLIPGSMGAASYVVVGKGNAEALMSAPHGAGRNHSRGAARRMFSRADLDRRMRGIAWGRSDAFLDEHPDAYKPIGQVMSDASDLVEVRHTLRQMVNVKGD
- a CDS encoding C40 family peptidase; protein product: MTTTRTSTARRSFRGIAVAAIAGAGIVLSPLPASAAVGGGGGGAVTAAPVAAPNGAAQTAVDTALAQRGDMYLYGATGPDRFDCSGLTSFAYKAAGVSIPRTSKAQSTFGTPVAKADLQPGDLVFFYSPVSHVGMYIGNGQMVHASTAGKPVAVVALDSMPQYQGARRIV
- a CDS encoding TM0106 family RecB-like putative nuclease, with product MYRTDGSLVLSPTDLTRHQACAHLTTLDLAVADGRLAPPAEGPGDHAELIADLGTEHELRYLDALEAEGRTIVRVPVRLDARGRREAEALTLEAMRAGVDVVHQAQFTDGTWAGAADFLLKVGTPSALGDWSYEVADAKLARRVKVPALLQMATYAERLAVLQGRQPDRVCVVTGDGVAHPWRLVDVAAYARRARAKLAAFVADPPATEPVPTPYCSQCTWKPRCDGELLAADDLSLVAGMRADTRAALRAAGITTLEQLAAADDATLRAARIGAATRTRVQEQAREQLRERATGVPTRTLLPPAKNTGLLRLPEPSDGDLYLDFEGDPHSADGAGLEYLAGIGRRDGSFAALWAHDPAAEKQMVCDLIDLIREAWDADRGMHVYHYAAYEVSALKRLTGRYGVREAELDELLRAERFVDLHPVVRQSMRISKGSYSIKKVEAFYGRQHTGEVADAMGSVIAYEKWLADRDPQRLVDIELYDKDDVDSTRELHDWLETQREELEREFGGQDRPLVSETTGPAERSEAELAELALVGRLQEAGHDLLADLVQWHRREARPGWWEFFSRKDLDDAALVEDGTVLGGLSAPVEVGTEKRSKLYALAFPTQDTKLSVGSTVVDVDTRVRVGEIRELDAVAGRVVVKSTKEPSPRALGPEGPIDDKGMRGAIAATAGDVLGGRPCLGQALLERRVPADCRRRPDEQAGDAVVRIGLALDGEVLAVQGPPGSGKTRAASRLIRALLDAGKKVGVTATSHAVIGNVLSAVGRPALQKCDEKQACGAPGVEWSRDGKEVASRLLDGDVSLVGGTAWFWTQPDLAEAVDVLVVDEAGQFSLANAVAVARSARSLVLLGDPQQLAQPSQGVHPGDSGLSALEHLLEGHPTVPAGRGIFLDTTYRMHPALTAFVSDLAYEGRLESAPLRERITVRPGGLVSGSGLAVRSVGHTTSASASSREEAAEVAAVWHSLQGVGWVDAEGAERPIGPDDVLVVAPYNNQVGLIRSLLPDGARVGTVDRFQGQEAPVVVYSTTSTSADDAPRGVPFLYDLNRLNVAVSRAKALAVVVMSPLLLDAAVRTPEQLRQVNALCRLAEMAQQSA
- a CDS encoding restriction endonuclease, yielding MALWMVRSGRHGEGDELALSRHVVGIGWPRAGDLSDVTTTDELRERLIETHPDAKPSTISNWVGQVDAFQRRMADGDLVALPLKTEPVVAFGRVTGPYGYVPDAPESMRHQRPVTWLREVPRDAIDQDILYSLGAFLTVCRIQRNDAEARIRQLLARPDGSPPPVSTPPTEELPAVDTDRQPDRDLDRVLNRELPRYAEALERLGQ
- a CDS encoding carbohydrate kinase family protein yields the protein MTSTGPAWPRPAGRGPVVALGKLVADQLLELSAPLVVGGQQRVVRTTTAGGAPATVTANLARLGVPSRLAGWAGADPLADDLLAGLAGRGVEVAVVRRGRAPVSTVLVHPDGERTLLTDRGEGGLEPSDVRASWVADAAVVHLDGYDLLRFPGALRGAASAAHGRGVPISVDVAAATRIAAHGVGAYTDLLAGLRPDLLSCNAAEATALGLDGSLPAWAPGLVLVHAGARPTRVVSAAGAWEVPVEPLPAGRLRDTTGCGDAFAAGVLSGWRAGQSVLDAVRSGYAAAAVVAGVVGGQPPP
- a CDS encoding HNH endonuclease signature motif containing protein — protein: MGGDVLDDVAALVAERNRVDALLARRVRAAELSQAPERDGLTSTASWLRGHCRLSAAAAGRLVTAGRVLEHLPALAEAHDTGLVSAEQVAVAGQILTPERLAAAAAAGVDLAVIDAVLTQVALDHPHADFVRVVRHYLADLDPDGPEPDPTEGRSLTLAKHADGSLSFRGQLDAAGGEKFQAAVESFVQADRPAGDDRTRAQRLGDALVQLADNALAAGDLPTLRTVKPHVAVVIDVEDLADPATGPGAGRMGFGATISAARARRLACDATVSRVVMGPDGAPLDLGREQRLADRYLRRAVELRDGGCVFTGCDAPTWWAEVHHLVHWIDGGETNLENSALLCERHHTKVHHGFRVERQPDGRWRTWRPDGTPITVPEPLLPRAA
- a CDS encoding serine hydrolase domain-containing protein, with translation MSRDIDGSRIDAVLADAVERGAVPHVAAIAADRDGVLYEGGAGVRVAGESDDPVTTSTQFRIMSMTKMVCTAAALQQVERGELDLDAPVEQYRPEFADVRVLEGFDGDTPRLVEPARKATVHQLVTHTTGLGYWFWNAELLRYETATGVPNVVPGSARAFEAPMVAHPGTRYVYGINTDWLGRVVEAVAGTTLDEVIATGITGPLGMTDTMFRLDEERKAHCVAIHTRGQDGGWTAVDEILNQEPDWWAGGHGLYSTPRDYTRFARALLRGGELDGERILSAETVDRAFTNQIGDLDFPAEILTADPPITDSLRAGPGHTWGYGLLLNTEDQPGRRRAGTGSWAGLFNTHFFVDRTTGVCASIYTNSLPFIEQDGAWRVYGEFEEALYAAL